One region of Cucurbita pepo subsp. pepo cultivar mu-cu-16 chromosome LG03, ASM280686v2, whole genome shotgun sequence genomic DNA includes:
- the LOC111791913 gene encoding lysine-specific demethylase JMJ25 isoform X1, producing the protein MVYAHTFLLPPNFPMIHHSQNCGSIHGLAGNLVVPSDMDMDSSDALRCKCNDGARWRCKELASPGKSYCERHLIQLMKRSLNRVRNSGDGGCCSGDGRVSANRKEVRGVRFGSQGKETEDELERNGRLVRKKNRKLSNIHFKDVTISSDSGKPQFTASKLSHGKNGADSAERQGTSTKRKRNHVVANGKSVETDMPNKKNGGSLMCHQCQKSDKSGVVICSNCHRKRFCYQCIERWYPDRTREDVENACPCCRGHCNCKACLREFVEFAPKELDASVKVERLKFLLYKVLPILRHVQREQSYELEVECNIKGARLKEVDIKRIKLDQTERMYCDSCNTSIFNFYRSCFNPNCSYDLCLSCCKELRESFHSEGRECQLTSTSKTSIGGTSSSFQVWSANPDGSIPCPPKQRGGCGIANLELRRSLKADWATKLIEGAEEFTSDYKVPDSCSSEVCSSCCFNNNEVRQAAFRENSHDNFLYSPNADDVMDDGVNHFQRHWMKGEPVIVRNVLDKTSGLSWEPMVMWRAFRQTGANPKFKEETCSVKAIDCFDWCEVVINIHQFFVGYLEGRMHRNGWPEMLKLKDWPSSTSFEERLPRHCAEFIAALPYSEYTHPKYGLLNLATKLPEGSLKPDMGPKTYIAYGFQEELSRGDSVTKLHCDMSDAVNVLTHTNKVNIKRWQRDFIEKRQKRFAAEDRSELYGGIKSTFDDTKRDSECEQNKVADQKSCMAGLFATIRKGVTKPVKCANKDPLMIQKPRGESKSQSRKQFDEHEYNSSKLTGVTIRNSSVDTFSTGALDNIFCPNGPKTAHKVAIACTPSQQCGQSSNDTSKIFNEKCDSEKASGRNEVNDPTSKDSITDGADSHLEKNEKMEVATGGAVWDIFRRQDVPKLLKYLDKHQKEFRHMECKPVNSLVHPIHDQTVFFNAKHKKQLKEEFGVEPWTFEQFIGEAVFIPAGCPHQVRNRQSCIKVAMDFVSPENVEECFRLTEEFRFLPKNHRAKEDKLEVKKMTLYAASSAIREIRELLLKL; encoded by the exons ATGGTTTATGCTCACACCTTCCTTCTTCCTCCCAATTTTCCCATGATTCATCATTCG CAGAATTGCGGTTCAATTCATGGTCTTGCTGGAAACCTTGTTGTGCCTTCCGATATGGATATGGACTCGTCGGACGCTCTCCGCTGCAAGTGTAACGACGGTGCTCGGTGGCGGTGCAAGGAGTTGGCTTCGCCTGGGAAATCGTATTGTGAAAGGCACTTGATCCAACTCATGAAGCGAAGTCTGAATAGAGTGCGGAATTCTGGAGACGGAGGTTGCTGTTCTGGCGATGGTAGAGTATCGGCGAACAGGAAGGAGGTGAGAGGTGTGAGATTTGGATCGCAAGGGAAAGAGACTGAGGATGAGCTGGAGCGGAATGGACGTCTggtgaggaagaagaacaggAAGCTGTCTAACATTCATTTTAAGGATGTTACAATCTCGAGTGATTCTGGAAAACCTCAATTCACGGCTTCCAAATTGAGCCACGGAAAGAATGGGGCCGATTCTGCGGAAAGGCAAGGCACGTCTACGAAGCGTAAGAGGAATCACGTTGTGGCGAATGGAAAATCGGTCGAGACG GATATGCCAAATAAGAAGAATGGTGGGAGTTTGATGTGTCATCAGTGTCAGAAGAGCGATAAAAGTGGGGTTGTCATTTGTTCGAATTGCCACAGAAAACGGTTTTGCTATCAGTGTATTGAACGATG GTACCCTGACAGAACAAGGGAAGATGTTGAGAATGCATGTCCCTGTTGCCGTGGTCACTGTAATTGCAAGGCTTGCTTAAGAGAGTTTGTTGAG TTTGCCCCTAAAGAATTGGATGCGAGTGTGAAAGTAGAGCGATTAAAATTCCTGCTGTATAAGGTTCTGCCCATTCTCAGGCATGTTCAAAGGGAACAGAGTTATGAACTAGAGGTTGAATGCAATATAAAGG GTGCTCGATTGAAAGAAGTggatataaaaagaataaaactgGATCAAACAGAGCGCATGTATTG CGACAGTTGCAACACTTCGATCTTCAATTTTTACAGAAGCTGCTTCAACCCAAACTGTTCTTACGATCTCTGTCTTAGCTGCTGTAAGGAGCTGAGGGAAAGTTTCCATTCTGAAG GAAGAGAGTGTCAGTTGACATCCACATCTAAGACTTCTATAGGTGGCACGTCGTCAAGTTTCCAGGTTTGGAGTGCCAATCCTGATGGTAGTATACCGTGTCCTCCAAAACAACGTGGGGGTTGTGGAATTGCAAATTTGGAGTTGAGACGTTCCCTTAAAGCTGATTGGGCTACTAAGTTAATAGAAGGAGCAGAGGAGTTTACAAGTGATTACAAAGTACCTGATAGTTGTTCTTCTGAAGTCTGTTCGTCATGCTGTTTTAACAATAATGAAGTCAGACAAGCAGCTTTCAGGGAAAATAGTCACGACAACTTCTTGTACTCCCCAAATGCTGATGATGTAATGGATGATGGTGTTAACCATTTTCAAAGGCACTGGATGAAGGGTGAACCTGTTATTGTCAGAAATGTTCTTGACAAGACATCCGGTCTTAGTTGGGAGCCTATGGTTATGTGGAGAGCTTTTAGACAAACAGGTGCAAATCCCAAGTTCAAAGAGGAGACATGCAGTGTGAAGGCCATTGATTGCTTTGATTGGTGTGAG GTAGTGATAAATATCCACCAGTTTTTTGTGGGTTACTTAGAAGGCCGTATGCACAGAAATGGATGGCCAGAAATGTTGAAACTGAAGGATTGGCCTTCATCAACTTCATTTGAGGAGCGTTTGCCTAGGCATTGTGCCGAATTTATTGCTGCACTTCCTTACAGCGAATATACCCACCCAAAATATGGTCTTCTGAATCTTGCTACCAAACTTCCTGAAGGCTCACTGAAGCCTGATATGGGACCCAAAACTTATATTGCATATGGATTCCAGGAGGAGCTGAGCAGAGGCGACTCTGTAACAAAGCTTCACTGCGATATGTCTGATGCG GTAAATGTACTGACTCATACAAATAAAGTTAATATTAAGCGTTGGCAACGAGATTTCATTGAAAAGAGGCAAAAACGTTTTGCTGCTGAAGATCGTTCTGAACTTTATGGTGGAATAAAAAGCACATTTGATGATACAAAAAGGGATTCTGAATGTGAACAAAATAAGGTTGCAGATCAGAAATCATGCATGGCGGGTTTATTTGCAACTATTAGAAAAGGAGTTACAAAACCTGTCAAATGTGCCAATAAGGATCCATTAATGATTCAAAAACCAAGAGGAGAATCAAAGTCCCAGAGCAGAAAACAATTTGACGAACATGAGTATAACTCTTCCAAATTAACCGGTGTTACTATCAGAAATTCATCTGTAGACACGTTCAGTACCGGTGCTTTGGATAATATCTTTTGTCCAAATGGACCTAAGACTGCTCATAAAGTAGCTATTGCATGCACACCCAGTCAGCAATGTGGCCAATCTTCTAATGATACAAGTAAaatctttaatgaaaaatgTGATTCAGAAAAAGCCTCAGGGCGCAATGAAGTTAATGATCCAACATCAAAAGATTCAATTACGGATGGGGCAGATAGTCATTTagaaaagaacgaaaaaatGGAGGTTGCCACGGGTGGAGCTGTTTGGGACATTTTCCGTAGGCAGGATGTTCCCAAGTTACTCAAGTACTTGGACAAGCACCAGAAGGAATTTCGTCATATGGAGTGTAAACCTGTAAATTCT CTTGTTCATCCAATTCATGATCAGACCGTTTTCTTTAATGCAAAACACAAGAAGCAGCTGAAGGAGGAGTTTG GTGTTGAACCCTGGACATTTGAACAGTTCATTGGTGAGGCAGTTTTCATTCCGGCAGGATGCCCTCATCAAGTGCGAAATAGACAA TCATGCATAAAAGTGGCTATGGACTTTGTATCCCCGGAAAATGTGGAAGAATGCTTTCGATTGACTGAGGAGTTCCGTTTCCTCCCAAAAAACCATAGAGCTAAGGAAGACAAATTGGAG GTCAAAAAGATGACACTTTATGCTGCAAGTTCAGCTATCAGAGAGATCAGGGAATTGCTGTTAAAGCTTTGA
- the LOC111790097 gene encoding cytochrome P450 703A2, which produces MDFIAFALAILFTALLRSLCLKLFTNPRNLPPGPPRWPIVGNLLQLTHLPHRDMAALSRKYGPLVYLKLGSVDAITTDDPTTIREILLQQDDVFASRPRTLAAVHLAYGCNDVALAPFGPNWKRMRRICMEHLLTSKRLESFSTHRASEAQHLVRDVWARAQSGKAVNLREVLGGFSMNNVTRMLVGKQYFGGGSAGPSEAMEFIHITHELFRLLGVIYLGDYLPFWRWVDPHGCEDKMRQVEKQVDEFHSKIIQEHRMERKRREADGEQDDDANMDFVDVLLSLPGEDGKEHMDDAEIKALIQDMIAAATDTSAVTNEWAMAEVIKHPRVLAKVQEELDTCVGPDRLVLESDLVHLNYLRCVVRETFRMHPAGPFLIPHESLRDTKIHGYHIPAKTRIFINTHGLGRNTKIWDNVDEFRPERHWATDGMMNNRVEISHGADFKILPFSAGKRKCPGAPLGVTLVLMGLAQLFHSFDWAPPEGMNPRDIDTNEVYGMTMPKAHPLMAIARPRLPAHVYQSK; this is translated from the exons ATGGATTTCATCGCTTTTGCTCTCGCCATTCTCTTTACAGCCCTCCTACGATCTCTGTGCCTCAAATTATTCACCAACCCCAGAAATCTCCCTCCCGGCCCCCCTCGCTGGCCCATCGTCGGCAACCTCCTCCAGCTCACCCACCTCCCCCACCGCGACATGGCGGCGCTGTCTCGAAAGTACGGCCCACTCGTCTACCTGAAGCTCGGCAGCGTCGACGCCATCACCACCGACGACCCCACCACTATCCGCGAGATCCTCCTTCAACAGGACGACGTTTTCGCCTCCCGCCCGAGGACTCTCGCCGCCGTGCATCTCGCCTACGGCTGCAATGACGTCGCGTTGGCTCCTTTCGGGCCCAATTGGAAGCGGATGAGGAGGATTTGTATGGAGCATCTTCTCACCAGCAAGCGGCTGGAGTCGTTCTCGACCCATCGGGCCTCGGAGGCCCAACATTTGGTCCGAGATGTTTGGGCCCGAGCCCAGAGTGGAAAGGCTGTGAACTTGAGGGAGGTTTTAGGGGGGTTTTCGATGAACAATGTGACTAGGATGTTGGTCGGGAAGCAGTACTTCGGGGGAGGATCTGCAGGCCCAAGTGAGGCTATGGAGTTTATACACATAACCCATGAGTTGTTTAGGCTGTTGGGGGTGATCTATTTGGGAGATTATTTGCCATTTTGGAGGTGGGTGGATCCTCACGGGTGCGAAGACAAGATGAGGCAAGTGGAGAAGCAAGTGGATGAGTTTCACTCCAAGATCATCCAAGAACATAGGATGGAGAGGAAGAGAAGGGAAGCTGATGGAGAACAAGATGATGATGCAAACATGGATTTTGTCGATGTTTTGTTGTCATTGCCCGGCGAAGACGGGAAGGAACATATGGATGACGCCGAAATCAAAGCCCTGATTCAA GATATGATTGCAGCAGCGACTGACACATCAGCTGTAACTAACGAATGGGCAATGGCAGAAGTGATCAAACATCCACGTGTTCTTGCAAAGGTCCAAGAAGAGCTTGATACTTGCGTGGGTCCTGACCGATTGGTGTTGGAATCAGATTTGGTTCATCTCAATTACCTACGGTGCGTTGTACGAGAGACTTTCCGCATGCATCCAGCCGGTCCATTTTTAATTCCTCACGAATCACTACGTGACACCAAAATCCATGGATATCATATCCCTGCCAAGACTCGAATCTTCATCAACACTCATGGATTGGGTCGAAATACGAAAATTTGGGATAACGTGGACGAGTTTAGACCCGAGAGACATTGGGCAACCGATGGGATGATGAATAATAGAGTGGAGATAAGCCATGGAGCTGATTTTAAGATCCTACCATTTAGTGCTGGCAAGCGAAAGTGTCCCGGCGCTCCGCTTGGAGTGACATTAGTGTTGATGGGTTTGGCTCAGTTATTTCACTCTTTTGATTGGGCTCCACCGGAAGGAATGAACCCACGAGACATTGATACCAACGAGGTGTATGGGATGACAATGCCCAAAGCTCATCCCTTAATGGCCATTGCTAGGCCACGCTTGCCTGCTCATGTGTAtcaatctaaataa
- the LOC111791913 gene encoding lysine-specific demethylase JMJ25 isoform X3 translates to MNCGSIHGLAGNLVVPSDMDMDSSDALRCKCNDGARWRCKELASPGKSYCERHLIQLMKRSLNRVRNSGDGGCCSGDGRVSANRKEVRGVRFGSQGKETEDELERNGRLVRKKNRKLSNIHFKDVTISSDSGKPQFTASKLSHGKNGADSAERQGTSTKRKRNHVVANGKSVETDMPNKKNGGSLMCHQCQKSDKSGVVICSNCHRKRFCYQCIERWYPDRTREDVENACPCCRGHCNCKACLREFVEFAPKELDASVKVERLKFLLYKVLPILRHVQREQSYELEVECNIKGARLKEVDIKRIKLDQTERMYCDSCNTSIFNFYRSCFNPNCSYDLCLSCCKELRESFHSEGRECQLTSTSKTSIGGTSSSFQVWSANPDGSIPCPPKQRGGCGIANLELRRSLKADWATKLIEGAEEFTSDYKVPDSCSSEVCSSCCFNNNEVRQAAFRENSHDNFLYSPNADDVMDDGVNHFQRHWMKGEPVIVRNVLDKTSGLSWEPMVMWRAFRQTGANPKFKEETCSVKAIDCFDWCEVVINIHQFFVGYLEGRMHRNGWPEMLKLKDWPSSTSFEERLPRHCAEFIAALPYSEYTHPKYGLLNLATKLPEGSLKPDMGPKTYIAYGFQEELSRGDSVTKLHCDMSDAVNVLTHTNKVNIKRWQRDFIEKRQKRFAAEDRSELYGGIKSTFDDTKRDSECEQNKVADQKSCMAGLFATIRKGVTKPVKCANKDPLMIQKPRGESKSQSRKQFDEHEYNSSKLTGVTIRNSSVDTFSTGALDNIFCPNGPKTAHKVAIACTPSQQCGQSSNDTSKIFNEKCDSEKASGRNEVNDPTSKDSITDGADSHLEKNEKMEVATGGAVWDIFRRQDVPKLLKYLDKHQKEFRHMECKPVNSLVHPIHDQTVFFNAKHKKQLKEEFGVEPWTFEQFIGEAVFIPAGCPHQVRNRQSCIKVAMDFVSPENVEECFRLTEEFRFLPKNHRAKEDKLEVKKMTLYAASSAIREIRELLLKL, encoded by the exons ATG AATTGCGGTTCAATTCATGGTCTTGCTGGAAACCTTGTTGTGCCTTCCGATATGGATATGGACTCGTCGGACGCTCTCCGCTGCAAGTGTAACGACGGTGCTCGGTGGCGGTGCAAGGAGTTGGCTTCGCCTGGGAAATCGTATTGTGAAAGGCACTTGATCCAACTCATGAAGCGAAGTCTGAATAGAGTGCGGAATTCTGGAGACGGAGGTTGCTGTTCTGGCGATGGTAGAGTATCGGCGAACAGGAAGGAGGTGAGAGGTGTGAGATTTGGATCGCAAGGGAAAGAGACTGAGGATGAGCTGGAGCGGAATGGACGTCTggtgaggaagaagaacaggAAGCTGTCTAACATTCATTTTAAGGATGTTACAATCTCGAGTGATTCTGGAAAACCTCAATTCACGGCTTCCAAATTGAGCCACGGAAAGAATGGGGCCGATTCTGCGGAAAGGCAAGGCACGTCTACGAAGCGTAAGAGGAATCACGTTGTGGCGAATGGAAAATCGGTCGAGACG GATATGCCAAATAAGAAGAATGGTGGGAGTTTGATGTGTCATCAGTGTCAGAAGAGCGATAAAAGTGGGGTTGTCATTTGTTCGAATTGCCACAGAAAACGGTTTTGCTATCAGTGTATTGAACGATG GTACCCTGACAGAACAAGGGAAGATGTTGAGAATGCATGTCCCTGTTGCCGTGGTCACTGTAATTGCAAGGCTTGCTTAAGAGAGTTTGTTGAG TTTGCCCCTAAAGAATTGGATGCGAGTGTGAAAGTAGAGCGATTAAAATTCCTGCTGTATAAGGTTCTGCCCATTCTCAGGCATGTTCAAAGGGAACAGAGTTATGAACTAGAGGTTGAATGCAATATAAAGG GTGCTCGATTGAAAGAAGTggatataaaaagaataaaactgGATCAAACAGAGCGCATGTATTG CGACAGTTGCAACACTTCGATCTTCAATTTTTACAGAAGCTGCTTCAACCCAAACTGTTCTTACGATCTCTGTCTTAGCTGCTGTAAGGAGCTGAGGGAAAGTTTCCATTCTGAAG GAAGAGAGTGTCAGTTGACATCCACATCTAAGACTTCTATAGGTGGCACGTCGTCAAGTTTCCAGGTTTGGAGTGCCAATCCTGATGGTAGTATACCGTGTCCTCCAAAACAACGTGGGGGTTGTGGAATTGCAAATTTGGAGTTGAGACGTTCCCTTAAAGCTGATTGGGCTACTAAGTTAATAGAAGGAGCAGAGGAGTTTACAAGTGATTACAAAGTACCTGATAGTTGTTCTTCTGAAGTCTGTTCGTCATGCTGTTTTAACAATAATGAAGTCAGACAAGCAGCTTTCAGGGAAAATAGTCACGACAACTTCTTGTACTCCCCAAATGCTGATGATGTAATGGATGATGGTGTTAACCATTTTCAAAGGCACTGGATGAAGGGTGAACCTGTTATTGTCAGAAATGTTCTTGACAAGACATCCGGTCTTAGTTGGGAGCCTATGGTTATGTGGAGAGCTTTTAGACAAACAGGTGCAAATCCCAAGTTCAAAGAGGAGACATGCAGTGTGAAGGCCATTGATTGCTTTGATTGGTGTGAG GTAGTGATAAATATCCACCAGTTTTTTGTGGGTTACTTAGAAGGCCGTATGCACAGAAATGGATGGCCAGAAATGTTGAAACTGAAGGATTGGCCTTCATCAACTTCATTTGAGGAGCGTTTGCCTAGGCATTGTGCCGAATTTATTGCTGCACTTCCTTACAGCGAATATACCCACCCAAAATATGGTCTTCTGAATCTTGCTACCAAACTTCCTGAAGGCTCACTGAAGCCTGATATGGGACCCAAAACTTATATTGCATATGGATTCCAGGAGGAGCTGAGCAGAGGCGACTCTGTAACAAAGCTTCACTGCGATATGTCTGATGCG GTAAATGTACTGACTCATACAAATAAAGTTAATATTAAGCGTTGGCAACGAGATTTCATTGAAAAGAGGCAAAAACGTTTTGCTGCTGAAGATCGTTCTGAACTTTATGGTGGAATAAAAAGCACATTTGATGATACAAAAAGGGATTCTGAATGTGAACAAAATAAGGTTGCAGATCAGAAATCATGCATGGCGGGTTTATTTGCAACTATTAGAAAAGGAGTTACAAAACCTGTCAAATGTGCCAATAAGGATCCATTAATGATTCAAAAACCAAGAGGAGAATCAAAGTCCCAGAGCAGAAAACAATTTGACGAACATGAGTATAACTCTTCCAAATTAACCGGTGTTACTATCAGAAATTCATCTGTAGACACGTTCAGTACCGGTGCTTTGGATAATATCTTTTGTCCAAATGGACCTAAGACTGCTCATAAAGTAGCTATTGCATGCACACCCAGTCAGCAATGTGGCCAATCTTCTAATGATACAAGTAAaatctttaatgaaaaatgTGATTCAGAAAAAGCCTCAGGGCGCAATGAAGTTAATGATCCAACATCAAAAGATTCAATTACGGATGGGGCAGATAGTCATTTagaaaagaacgaaaaaatGGAGGTTGCCACGGGTGGAGCTGTTTGGGACATTTTCCGTAGGCAGGATGTTCCCAAGTTACTCAAGTACTTGGACAAGCACCAGAAGGAATTTCGTCATATGGAGTGTAAACCTGTAAATTCT CTTGTTCATCCAATTCATGATCAGACCGTTTTCTTTAATGCAAAACACAAGAAGCAGCTGAAGGAGGAGTTTG GTGTTGAACCCTGGACATTTGAACAGTTCATTGGTGAGGCAGTTTTCATTCCGGCAGGATGCCCTCATCAAGTGCGAAATAGACAA TCATGCATAAAAGTGGCTATGGACTTTGTATCCCCGGAAAATGTGGAAGAATGCTTTCGATTGACTGAGGAGTTCCGTTTCCTCCCAAAAAACCATAGAGCTAAGGAAGACAAATTGGAG GTCAAAAAGATGACACTTTATGCTGCAAGTTCAGCTATCAGAGAGATCAGGGAATTGCTGTTAAAGCTTTGA
- the LOC111791913 gene encoding lysine-specific demethylase JMJ25 isoform X2, with translation MVYAHTFLLPPNFPMIHHSNCGSIHGLAGNLVVPSDMDMDSSDALRCKCNDGARWRCKELASPGKSYCERHLIQLMKRSLNRVRNSGDGGCCSGDGRVSANRKEVRGVRFGSQGKETEDELERNGRLVRKKNRKLSNIHFKDVTISSDSGKPQFTASKLSHGKNGADSAERQGTSTKRKRNHVVANGKSVETDMPNKKNGGSLMCHQCQKSDKSGVVICSNCHRKRFCYQCIERWYPDRTREDVENACPCCRGHCNCKACLREFVEFAPKELDASVKVERLKFLLYKVLPILRHVQREQSYELEVECNIKGARLKEVDIKRIKLDQTERMYCDSCNTSIFNFYRSCFNPNCSYDLCLSCCKELRESFHSEGRECQLTSTSKTSIGGTSSSFQVWSANPDGSIPCPPKQRGGCGIANLELRRSLKADWATKLIEGAEEFTSDYKVPDSCSSEVCSSCCFNNNEVRQAAFRENSHDNFLYSPNADDVMDDGVNHFQRHWMKGEPVIVRNVLDKTSGLSWEPMVMWRAFRQTGANPKFKEETCSVKAIDCFDWCEVVINIHQFFVGYLEGRMHRNGWPEMLKLKDWPSSTSFEERLPRHCAEFIAALPYSEYTHPKYGLLNLATKLPEGSLKPDMGPKTYIAYGFQEELSRGDSVTKLHCDMSDAVNVLTHTNKVNIKRWQRDFIEKRQKRFAAEDRSELYGGIKSTFDDTKRDSECEQNKVADQKSCMAGLFATIRKGVTKPVKCANKDPLMIQKPRGESKSQSRKQFDEHEYNSSKLTGVTIRNSSVDTFSTGALDNIFCPNGPKTAHKVAIACTPSQQCGQSSNDTSKIFNEKCDSEKASGRNEVNDPTSKDSITDGADSHLEKNEKMEVATGGAVWDIFRRQDVPKLLKYLDKHQKEFRHMECKPVNSLVHPIHDQTVFFNAKHKKQLKEEFGVEPWTFEQFIGEAVFIPAGCPHQVRNRQSCIKVAMDFVSPENVEECFRLTEEFRFLPKNHRAKEDKLEVKKMTLYAASSAIREIRELLLKL, from the exons ATGGTTTATGCTCACACCTTCCTTCTTCCTCCCAATTTTCCCATGATTCATCATTCG AATTGCGGTTCAATTCATGGTCTTGCTGGAAACCTTGTTGTGCCTTCCGATATGGATATGGACTCGTCGGACGCTCTCCGCTGCAAGTGTAACGACGGTGCTCGGTGGCGGTGCAAGGAGTTGGCTTCGCCTGGGAAATCGTATTGTGAAAGGCACTTGATCCAACTCATGAAGCGAAGTCTGAATAGAGTGCGGAATTCTGGAGACGGAGGTTGCTGTTCTGGCGATGGTAGAGTATCGGCGAACAGGAAGGAGGTGAGAGGTGTGAGATTTGGATCGCAAGGGAAAGAGACTGAGGATGAGCTGGAGCGGAATGGACGTCTggtgaggaagaagaacaggAAGCTGTCTAACATTCATTTTAAGGATGTTACAATCTCGAGTGATTCTGGAAAACCTCAATTCACGGCTTCCAAATTGAGCCACGGAAAGAATGGGGCCGATTCTGCGGAAAGGCAAGGCACGTCTACGAAGCGTAAGAGGAATCACGTTGTGGCGAATGGAAAATCGGTCGAGACG GATATGCCAAATAAGAAGAATGGTGGGAGTTTGATGTGTCATCAGTGTCAGAAGAGCGATAAAAGTGGGGTTGTCATTTGTTCGAATTGCCACAGAAAACGGTTTTGCTATCAGTGTATTGAACGATG GTACCCTGACAGAACAAGGGAAGATGTTGAGAATGCATGTCCCTGTTGCCGTGGTCACTGTAATTGCAAGGCTTGCTTAAGAGAGTTTGTTGAG TTTGCCCCTAAAGAATTGGATGCGAGTGTGAAAGTAGAGCGATTAAAATTCCTGCTGTATAAGGTTCTGCCCATTCTCAGGCATGTTCAAAGGGAACAGAGTTATGAACTAGAGGTTGAATGCAATATAAAGG GTGCTCGATTGAAAGAAGTggatataaaaagaataaaactgGATCAAACAGAGCGCATGTATTG CGACAGTTGCAACACTTCGATCTTCAATTTTTACAGAAGCTGCTTCAACCCAAACTGTTCTTACGATCTCTGTCTTAGCTGCTGTAAGGAGCTGAGGGAAAGTTTCCATTCTGAAG GAAGAGAGTGTCAGTTGACATCCACATCTAAGACTTCTATAGGTGGCACGTCGTCAAGTTTCCAGGTTTGGAGTGCCAATCCTGATGGTAGTATACCGTGTCCTCCAAAACAACGTGGGGGTTGTGGAATTGCAAATTTGGAGTTGAGACGTTCCCTTAAAGCTGATTGGGCTACTAAGTTAATAGAAGGAGCAGAGGAGTTTACAAGTGATTACAAAGTACCTGATAGTTGTTCTTCTGAAGTCTGTTCGTCATGCTGTTTTAACAATAATGAAGTCAGACAAGCAGCTTTCAGGGAAAATAGTCACGACAACTTCTTGTACTCCCCAAATGCTGATGATGTAATGGATGATGGTGTTAACCATTTTCAAAGGCACTGGATGAAGGGTGAACCTGTTATTGTCAGAAATGTTCTTGACAAGACATCCGGTCTTAGTTGGGAGCCTATGGTTATGTGGAGAGCTTTTAGACAAACAGGTGCAAATCCCAAGTTCAAAGAGGAGACATGCAGTGTGAAGGCCATTGATTGCTTTGATTGGTGTGAG GTAGTGATAAATATCCACCAGTTTTTTGTGGGTTACTTAGAAGGCCGTATGCACAGAAATGGATGGCCAGAAATGTTGAAACTGAAGGATTGGCCTTCATCAACTTCATTTGAGGAGCGTTTGCCTAGGCATTGTGCCGAATTTATTGCTGCACTTCCTTACAGCGAATATACCCACCCAAAATATGGTCTTCTGAATCTTGCTACCAAACTTCCTGAAGGCTCACTGAAGCCTGATATGGGACCCAAAACTTATATTGCATATGGATTCCAGGAGGAGCTGAGCAGAGGCGACTCTGTAACAAAGCTTCACTGCGATATGTCTGATGCG GTAAATGTACTGACTCATACAAATAAAGTTAATATTAAGCGTTGGCAACGAGATTTCATTGAAAAGAGGCAAAAACGTTTTGCTGCTGAAGATCGTTCTGAACTTTATGGTGGAATAAAAAGCACATTTGATGATACAAAAAGGGATTCTGAATGTGAACAAAATAAGGTTGCAGATCAGAAATCATGCATGGCGGGTTTATTTGCAACTATTAGAAAAGGAGTTACAAAACCTGTCAAATGTGCCAATAAGGATCCATTAATGATTCAAAAACCAAGAGGAGAATCAAAGTCCCAGAGCAGAAAACAATTTGACGAACATGAGTATAACTCTTCCAAATTAACCGGTGTTACTATCAGAAATTCATCTGTAGACACGTTCAGTACCGGTGCTTTGGATAATATCTTTTGTCCAAATGGACCTAAGACTGCTCATAAAGTAGCTATTGCATGCACACCCAGTCAGCAATGTGGCCAATCTTCTAATGATACAAGTAAaatctttaatgaaaaatgTGATTCAGAAAAAGCCTCAGGGCGCAATGAAGTTAATGATCCAACATCAAAAGATTCAATTACGGATGGGGCAGATAGTCATTTagaaaagaacgaaaaaatGGAGGTTGCCACGGGTGGAGCTGTTTGGGACATTTTCCGTAGGCAGGATGTTCCCAAGTTACTCAAGTACTTGGACAAGCACCAGAAGGAATTTCGTCATATGGAGTGTAAACCTGTAAATTCT CTTGTTCATCCAATTCATGATCAGACCGTTTTCTTTAATGCAAAACACAAGAAGCAGCTGAAGGAGGAGTTTG GTGTTGAACCCTGGACATTTGAACAGTTCATTGGTGAGGCAGTTTTCATTCCGGCAGGATGCCCTCATCAAGTGCGAAATAGACAA TCATGCATAAAAGTGGCTATGGACTTTGTATCCCCGGAAAATGTGGAAGAATGCTTTCGATTGACTGAGGAGTTCCGTTTCCTCCCAAAAAACCATAGAGCTAAGGAAGACAAATTGGAG GTCAAAAAGATGACACTTTATGCTGCAAGTTCAGCTATCAGAGAGATCAGGGAATTGCTGTTAAAGCTTTGA